The Anabrus simplex isolate iqAnaSimp1 chromosome 1, ASM4041472v1, whole genome shotgun sequence genome window below encodes:
- the LOC136869965 gene encoding cuticle protein 76-like has product MAFKLAVLAALLAVANAGYLGGYAAAPALAYGGYAAAPALAYGGYATHGYGYGGYATPAITAQQSNILRTPGNLGQISTYSKSINTPYSSVSKSDVRVSNDALAYGAVAAPAYGYAAHGIAAAPALAYGARAYGYGAPALAYGAAPALAARAYAAPAIAAHGLLGTAYSAAPAVAHVTYAGLGAHYAF; this is encoded by the exons ATGGCTTTCAAG CTCGCTGTTCTCGCTGCTCTGCTCGCCGTGGCTAACGCCGGCTACCTGGGAGGTTATGCCGCCGCTCCAGCACTCGCCTACGGAGGATACGCCGCCGCTCCAGCCCTCGCCTACGGAGGATATGCCACCCACGGATACGGATATGGAGGTTATGCCACCCCCGCCATCACTGCCCAGCAGTCTAACATCCTGAGGACTCCTGGTAACCTGGGGCAGATCTCCACCTACTCCAAGTCTATCAACACTCCTTACTCCAGCGTCAGCAAGTCTGATGTCCGAGTAAGCAACGACGCTCTTGCCTACGGTGCCGTCGCCGCTCCCGCCTACGGATACGCCGCCCATGGCATTGCTGCTGCCCCCGCCCTGGCTTACGGCGCCCGCGCTTACGGTTATGGTGCTCCCGCTCTTGCCTACGGAGCCGCCCCCGCTCTGGCTGCCCGTGCCTACGCCGCCCCCGCCATCGCTGCTCACGGTCTCCTCGGCACCGCCTACTCTGCTGCCCCCGCCGTCGCTCACGTGACCTACGCCGGTCTGGGAGCTCATTACGCCTTTTAA